The Ornithinimicrobium faecis genome includes a window with the following:
- a CDS encoding MerR family transcriptional regulator gives MKSSPVREEKFAAWSVGELAQRFDLPTHVLRYWEEQGLLSPQRDAGGRRRFGHDDLARVAIIVRNKAAGMTLAQIRVLLDAESAGRHTVLEEHLADLERRMRDMEQSRAMTLHALECQAHDITTCPNFRAAVQDVIDGTAFPSGHLA, from the coding sequence ATGAAGTCAAGTCCAGTGCGGGAGGAAAAGTTTGCGGCGTGGTCGGTGGGGGAGCTGGCGCAGCGGTTTGACCTGCCCACGCACGTGCTGCGCTACTGGGAGGAGCAGGGGCTGTTGAGCCCGCAACGGGACGCGGGTGGGCGGCGCCGCTTTGGGCACGATGATCTGGCCCGGGTGGCGATCATCGTGCGCAACAAGGCCGCCGGCATGACCCTGGCCCAGATCAGGGTGCTGCTGGACGCAGAGTCAGCCGGTCGGCATACGGTCTTGGAAGAGCACCTTGCGGATCTGGAGCGCCGCATGCGGGACATGGAGCAGTCCCGGGCGATGACCCTGCACGCGCTCGAGTGCCAGGCGCACGACATCACCACCTGCCCCAACTTCCGGGCGGCCGTGCAGGACGTGATCGACGGCACCGCATTTCCCAGTGGACACCTCGCGTAG
- the prfB gene encoding peptide chain release factor 2: MALDFDSEIKALRTTVKSVRDVSDLDKLERQMSELEAQASAPDLWDDPDHAQQVTSKLSRVKSEHDRVTGMEARVDDLEALVEMGQEESDEETLAEAETELGKLKKAVGELEVRTLLNGEYDEREAVVTIRAGAGGVDAADFAEMLMRMYLRWAERQGYPTAVLDTSYAEEAGLKSATFEVKVPYAYGTLAVEAGTHRLVRISPFDNQGRRQTSFAAVEVVPLIESTDTIEIPEADIKVDVFRSSGPGGQSVNTTDSAVRMTHIPTGTVVSMQNEKSQIQNRAAALRVLQSRLLLLKKAEEDAAKKEMAGDIKASWGEQMRSYVLHPYQMVKDLRTEYEVGSTSHVLDGDIDAFIEAGIRWKRGQERDAAEE; this comes from the coding sequence GTGGCACTGGACTTCGACAGCGAGATCAAGGCTCTGCGGACGACTGTGAAGTCGGTCCGTGATGTGAGCGACCTGGACAAACTCGAGCGCCAGATGAGCGAGTTGGAGGCTCAGGCCTCGGCGCCCGACCTCTGGGACGACCCCGATCACGCCCAACAGGTCACCAGCAAGCTCTCGCGCGTGAAGTCGGAGCACGACCGGGTGACCGGGATGGAGGCTCGGGTCGACGATCTCGAGGCCCTCGTCGAGATGGGCCAAGAGGAATCGGATGAGGAGACGCTCGCCGAGGCTGAGACCGAGCTCGGCAAGCTCAAGAAGGCCGTCGGTGAGCTTGAGGTCCGCACACTGCTCAACGGCGAGTATGACGAGCGTGAGGCGGTCGTGACCATCCGCGCCGGTGCCGGTGGGGTGGACGCTGCTGACTTCGCCGAGATGCTGATGCGGATGTATTTGCGGTGGGCCGAGCGGCAGGGCTATCCGACCGCGGTGCTGGACACGTCCTATGCCGAGGAGGCGGGGCTGAAGTCCGCGACCTTCGAGGTCAAGGTGCCCTACGCCTACGGCACGCTGGCCGTCGAGGCCGGCACGCACCGCCTGGTCCGGATCAGTCCGTTCGACAACCAGGGCCGTCGACAGACCAGCTTTGCCGCGGTCGAGGTGGTGCCGCTCATCGAGTCCACCGACACGATCGAGATCCCGGAGGCCGACATCAAGGTCGACGTCTTCCGGTCCTCGGGTCCTGGCGGTCAGTCGGTCAACACCACCGACTCCGCCGTCCGGATGACGCACATCCCGACCGGCACCGTCGTCTCCATGCAGAACGAGAAGAGCCAGATCCAGAACCGCGCCGCGGCGCTGCGCGTGCTGCAGTCACGCCTGCTCCTGCTCAAGAAGGCCGAGGAGGACGCGGCCAAGAAGGAGATGGCCGGCGACATCAAGGCCAGCTGGGGTGAGCAGATGCGCTCCTATGTCCTGCACCCGTATCAGATGGTCAAGGACCTGCGCACCGAGTATGAGGTCGGGTCCACGTCCCACGTGCTCGACGGCGACATCGACGCCTTCATCGAGGCGGGCATCCGCTGGAAGCGTGGCCAGGAGCGCGACGCCGCCGAGGAGTGA
- a CDS encoding L,D-transpeptidase family protein, producing the protein MTRAITRRSGSAQTPSRRTALRAGAAFAAGGALALLAAAPSQAAWPTFTTGAAGDHVWGLQRLLGERGYWCGAPDGYFGGLTEQAVYALQKSNGLTRDAIVGRDSLRALANWALPPVLDNGPGTRVVIDLQRQVLTVLRDGVLRLTLNTSTGNGEPYEYYGREVKATTPPGEFAVFSTYTKGWQTGPLGDLYRPQYFNGAIAVHGSDHIPPWPDSHGCARVSVAAMDMLWADIMTTGTPVRVV; encoded by the coding sequence ATGACGCGAGCGATCACCCGACGATCCGGGAGCGCCCAGACGCCGTCTCGACGGACGGCTCTGCGCGCCGGAGCGGCGTTCGCTGCCGGCGGCGCCCTGGCCCTGCTGGCGGCTGCCCCCAGCCAGGCCGCCTGGCCCACCTTCACCACGGGCGCTGCTGGCGACCACGTGTGGGGCCTGCAACGCTTGCTGGGCGAGCGCGGCTACTGGTGCGGCGCACCGGACGGCTATTTCGGAGGACTCACCGAGCAGGCGGTGTATGCGCTCCAGAAGTCCAACGGCCTGACCCGTGATGCCATCGTGGGCCGCGACAGCCTGCGTGCCCTGGCCAACTGGGCGCTTCCACCGGTGCTCGACAACGGGCCTGGCACCCGCGTCGTGATCGACCTGCAGCGCCAGGTCCTGACCGTGCTCCGCGACGGCGTCCTGCGGCTGACGCTGAACACCTCGACGGGCAACGGTGAGCCGTATGAGTACTACGGGCGCGAGGTCAAGGCCACCACACCGCCCGGTGAGTTCGCGGTCTTCTCGACCTACACCAAGGGCTGGCAGACCGGCCCGCTCGGTGACCTCTATCGGCCGCAATACTTCAACGGCGCCATCGCTGTCCACGGGTCGGACCACATCCCCCCGTGGCCCGACAGCCATGGCTGCGCCCGGGTCTCGGTCGCGGCGATGGACATGCTGTGGGCAGACATCATGACCACCGGCACCCCGGTCCGCGTCGTCTGA